Proteins encoded within one genomic window of Canis lupus dingo isolate Sandy chromosome 28, ASM325472v2, whole genome shotgun sequence:
- the BBIP1 gene encoding BBSome-interacting protein 1 isoform X1, whose amino-acid sequence MAEGWEEPEPPRPGAPGIAEWGDGASALSREAARGRRRAEEGRRAPSRFRRRRVSFREGPAAAAPPPPPPPPPPPPPPPEVPGGARARAAGQSAGQSAGLPGAGAPDRAASPAPTLGGRRVLELREIVLRRHRGRKGGVRHRRGNPSESLFSRLPSARSECRSSGFPSSGRL is encoded by the coding sequence ATGGCGGAGGGGTGGGAAGAGCcagagcccccccgccccggcgccccggggATCGCAGAGTGGGGTGACGGTGCGTCGGCGCTGTCCCGCGAGGCGGCCCGCGGGAGACGGAGAGCCGAGGAGGGGCGCCGAGCTCCCAGCCGCTTCCGCCGGAGGAGGGTTTCTTTCCGGGAGGGCCCGGCGGCggccgccccacccccgcccccgcccccgcccccgcccccgcccccgccccccgaggtTCCCGGAGGGGCTCGGGCGCGCGCCGCGGGGCAGAGCGCGGGGCAGAgcgcggggctcccgggggccGGGGCTCCCGACCgcgccgcctcccccgccccgacCTTGGGAGGACGGCGGGTGCTGGAGCTCCGGGAAATCGTTTTGCGTCGCCACcgaggaaggaaggggggggtCCGCCACCGCCGCGGCAACCCCTCCGAGTCTTTATTTTCCCGCCTCCCGTCTGCACGCTCCGAGTGTCGTTCCTCTGGTTTCCCCTCCTCCGGGCGCCTGTAA